From Cardiocondyla obscurior isolate alpha-2009 linkage group LG09, Cobs3.1, whole genome shotgun sequence, one genomic window encodes:
- the LOC139105713 gene encoding farnesol dehydrogenase encodes MDRWLGKTAIVTGAAAGIGEAITCALLQNGVNVVALDVQKEGLAKLDAECKRKGFPGVLNATYCDISCEDEIDAVFSHVETLGGVDIMVNNAGVCDYSRVIESNKKTFEKLLNINVLAVAVCTNKAVRSMRERNVEGHIFNINSVLGRHLLLTTNMPDFNLYPATKHGSVALTNVVRRELAALQVPIRITGINPGSVKTSITAHSETMKDYFEKVPYILPRDIADALIYALGTRPEVQITELTIQHTGELP; translated from the exons ATGGATCGTTGGCTTGGTAAAACCGCAATCGTTACTGGAGCTGCAGCCGGCATCGGCGAAGCAATTACATGTGCTCTTCTGCAAAACGGGGTGAACGTGGTCGCTCTGGATGTCCAGAAAGAAGGATTAGCAAAACTTGATGCGGAATGTAAGCGGAAAGGTTTCCCGGGCGTGTTAAATGCCACGTACTGCGATATAAGTTGCGAGGACGAAATCGATGCAGTATTTTCACATGTTGAAACGTTAGGCGGCGTGGACATTATGGTCAACAACGCTGGCGTTTGCGATTATTCCCGAGTGATAG AGAGCAACAAGAAGACATTTGAgaaactattaaatattaatgttctCGCGGTTGCTGTATGCACCAACAAAGCGGTACGTTCGATGCGAGAACGAAACGTCGAAggacatatttttaatatcaacaG CGTTCTGGGCCGTCATTTATTATTGACTACTAACATGCCTGATTTTAATCTGTATCCCGCTACTAAGCACGGATCTGTTGCTCTGACTAATGTAGTGCGTCGAGAATTAGCAGCACTTCAGGTTCCCATTCGAATTACT GGGATTAATCCCGGTTCTGTAAAAACGAGCATAACCGCGCATTCGGAGACAATGAAAGACTATTTCGAAAAAGTACCATATATTCTACCGAGAGACATAGCGGACGCGCTTATTTATGCTCTTGGAACGCGACCGGAAGTACAG ATTACGGAGCTTACCATCCAGCATACTGGAGAGCTTCCATGA